From the genome of Nicotiana sylvestris chromosome 2, ASM39365v2, whole genome shotgun sequence, one region includes:
- the LOC104236307 gene encoding zinc finger CCCH domain-containing protein 44-like isoform X3, whose translation MCFTCTYSVCKGCTRNADYFRIRGNKGFCSTCMRMIMLIENIDQGNKEMCLKSFQVQVDFDDNSSWEYLFKVYWMYVKEKLSLTLGELIQAKSPCKESDAIAKRQRLPFGYRVALDGKGTRGNSFDNLGLKKSKQLLEPPCKDPPSTENRKIAEPERLSVAGCTPQLELTQPIELELQSKDSLETEEASTSMGKSLTGRMEWASKELLELVAHMKNGATSALSHFDVQALLLEYIKRNNLRDPRQKSQIICDSRLKSLFGKPRVGHIEMLKLLEFHSLIKEGSQKSAFIPAGIVGTVTNHVEADDSIDSSFLKNKTKKRKSRRNSEEKLVQINLDEYGAIDAHNINLIYLRRNLMESLMEDMEKFHGRVIGSVVRIRISSNNQKQEMYRLVPVIGTSKALIPYKIGDKTADVFLVVLNLNKKEAVAIESISNQNFSEDECRRLRQIIKCGLVKRLTIGEIQKKAMELRAVKLNDSLEEEVLRLIHLRDRASENGRKKELRECVEKLELLKMPEERRRRLLAIPEVRADPNMDPNYESEEDAGASDFKKQVEYEGPRYTRFNRSQDKLMSSRRKAKEGSMPCEMSEKREAHGNTILKKLRNQDTACLAVDRSAFETSIAGLSTVDSTSTNSSETDKLWHYRDPSSRKQGPFSVMQLRKWNKSGLFPPDMRIWTDDEHDDSVLLTNALKGLFHKAPRPHDEISRQSQELGAASVSSSAGACKSATGTGRECGEREVPWHLRVTNNHSNSNTDSNSNTDTTRMGGLSSSVPKSLDLNNSYSYKPRPSSPVPPSSHGNVHGDPPHGKRCHEIFQSSTSHMVQDSSGSTISQISDGRKHSMLSNGRRHLGQSSGQNWGSLTSNRSSVNINSGYNFASVTELSDSLEQKGIKNYPDLPSPTPQTSYADVEAQAAEKLLSFSSVVPVCASNVQDLPSPTPNLKDEAPVGQAAADKESFPSSLTVQHSGPSWSSASSLVISRAQLPEITNGWGGCSPAVKPSVDSDLVSDSSLKPAEAVCDRVDAPTSDANQLDCNSSSHPISNCSDWRATFYELIEFSTLDEESVSDLLAEVDAMESQNQSGMASPTSAMRCSEEMIPVCTSDWFSSIEELTRTPDPANSDALISTEDAQLPCQSSLTDELAGASQTVVFDPLKRSSGSSSSSSEGETKSADVSFSQGEAGSNVSNPLPRAKKLQLQR comes from the exons ATGTGCTTTACTTGTACATATTCAGTGTGCAAAGGATGTACAAGAAATGCTGATTACTTCCGTATTCGAGGAAACAAAGGCTTTTGCTCAACATGTATGAGAATGATCATGCTGATTGAGAATATAGACCAAGGGAACAAGGAGATG TGCCTGAAATCCTTTCAGGTTCAAGTAGATTTTGATGACAACAGCAGCTGGGAGTATCTTTTCAAGGTATACTGGATGTACGTAAAAGAAAAGCTATCATTAACATTAGGTGAACTAATTCAAGCTAAAAGCCCATGCAAAGAATCAGATGCAATTGCTAAGAGACAGCGACTACCTTTTGGTTATCGTGTTGCCCTCGATGGAAAAGGTACTAGGGGCAACTCTTTTGACAATTTGGGGCTGAAGAAATCCAAACAATTGCTAGAGCCACCTTGCAAGGATCCTCCAAGCACTGAAAACCGAAAAATTGCTGAGCCTGAACGTTTAAGTGTTGCTGGCTGTACTCCACAGTTGGAGCTAACACAGCCCATAGAACTAGAGTTACAGAGTAAAGATTCTCTGGAGACAGAAGAAGCAAGCACCAGCATGGGGAAATCTTTGACTGGACGCATGGAATGGGCATCCAAAGAGCTTTTGGAGCTTGTTGCACACATGAAAAATGGTGCTACTTCTGCTTTATCTCATTTTGATGTGCAGGCATTATTACTAGAGTATATTAAGAGAAATAATCTTCGAGATCCTCGCCAGAAAAGTCAAATAATTTGTGATTCGAGGCTCAAAAGCCTTTTTGGAAAGCCTCGCGTTGGCCACATAGAAATGCTAAAGCTTCTTGAGTTTCACTCTCTGATAAAGGAGGGTTCGCAGAAGAGTGCTTTTATACCAGCTGGAATTGTTGGAACTGTTACTAACCATGTGGAAGCTGATGACAGTATTGATAGCTCATTCTTGAAAAATAAAACTAAGAAACGTAAATCTCGTAGAAACTCTGAAGAAAAATTGGTGCAGATTAATCTAGATGAATATGGTGCAATTGATGCTCACAATATCAATCTCATATATTTGCGGCGTAATTTGATGGAGAGTCTCATGGAAGATATGGAAAAGTTCCACGGCAGAGTTATTGGCTCAGTTGTCCGTATAAGAATATCTAGTAACAATCAGAAGCAAGAAATGTACAGGCTTGTTCCTGTTATAG GTACAAGCAAGGCACTTATTCCATACAAGATTGGGGATAAGACAGCTGATGTATTTCTTGTagtattaaacttaaacaagaaagAGGCTGTAGCTATTGAGTCTATTTCAAATCAAAATTTCTCTGAG GATGAATGCAGAAGATTACGTCAGATTATAAAATGTGGGCTTGTAAAGCGGCTGACGATA GGTGAGATACAGAAGAAAGCAATGGAACTCCGTGCTGTAAAACTCAATGAT TCTCTGGAAGAAGAGGTATTGCGGCTCATCCATCTTCGTGATCGAGCAAGTGAGAATGGGCGTAAAAAAGA GCTCAGAGAATGTGTAGAGAAATTAGAGCTTCTGAAGATGCCTGAGGAGCGGCGGAGGAGGCTACTCGCAATTCCAGAAGTGCGTGCCGATCCAAATATGGATCCTAATTACGAATCTGAAGAAGATGCTGGAGCATCCGACTTCAAGAAACAAG TTGAATATGAGGGGCCAAGATACACTAGATTTAATAGAAGCCAAGACAAGCTTATGTCTTCACGGAGGAAAG CTAAAGAGGGATCTATGCCATGTGAAATGAGTGAGAAAAGAGAGGCCCATGGAAATACTATCTTGAAGAAGCTAAGAAATCAAGATACTGCATGTCTGGCTGTGGATAGGTCTGCATTTGAAACTTCAATTGCGGGCCTCTCTACAGTGGACTCAACATCCACTAACAGTAGTGAAACAGACAAACTTTGGCATTACCGTGACCCTAGTAGTAGAAAACAAGGGCCATTTTCAGTGATGCAGTTGAGGAAGTGGAATAAGTCGGGGCTTTTCCCACCTGATATGAGGATATGGACAGATGATGAGCATGATGACTCAGTACTTTTAACTAATGCATTAAAGGGGCTGTTCCATAAAGCCCCTCGGCCGCATGATGAGATATCACGCCAGTCTCAGGAGCTTGGTGCTGCTTCTGTAAGCAGTAGTGCTGGTGCGTGTAAAAGTGCAACTGGAACAGGGAGAGAATGTGGAGAGAGGGAGGTaccttggcacctccgtgttacAAACAACCATTCTAATAGTAACACCGACTCTAATAGTAACACCGACACTACGAGGATGGGTGGATTATCCTCATCTGTTCCAAAATCTTTGGATTTGAATAACTCTTATTCTTACAAACCCCGACCATCCAGTCCAGTCCCTCCATCCAGTCATGGGAATGTGCACGGAGATCCTCCACATGGGAAAAGATGCCATGAAATTTTTCAGTCCAGTACCAGTCATATGGTCCAGGACTCAAGTGGAAGCACAATATCCCAAATATCTGATGGCCGCAAACATAGTATGCTATCCAACGGTCGGAGGCATTTAGGACAGTCGTCTGGACAGAACTGGGGATCCTTAACCAGTAATAGAAGTTCGGTTAACATAAATTCTGGATATAATTTTGCTTCAGTTACTGAGTTAAGTGATTCATTGGAACAGAAAGGTATCAAGAATTATCCAGATCTGCCCAGTCCTACCCCACAAACAAGCTATGCCGATGTTGAAGCTCAGGCTGCTGAAAAGCTGCTTTCTTTTAGTTCGGTTGTTCCAGTTTGTGCTTCAAATGTCCAGGATTTACCAAGTCCTACTCCAAACTTGAAAGACGAAGCTCCAGTTGGGCAGGCAGCAGCGGACAAAGAATCTTTTCCTTCTAGTTTAACTGTTCAGCATTCAGGCCCTAGCTGGAGCAGTGCTTCTAGTCTAGTGATCAGTCGGGCCCAGCTTCCTGAAATAACTAATGGATGGGGTGGATGTTCACCAGCTGTGAAACCATCTGTGGACTCTGATCTTGTATCTGATTCTTCACTGAAACCAGCTGAAGCAGTGTGTGATCGTGTCGATGCACCTACTTCAGATGCCAACCAACTCGATTGTAATTCCTCATCTCATCCAATCTCAAACTGTTCCGATTGGCGAGCAACCTTTTACGAGCTAATTGAGTTCAGCACTTTGGATGAGGAATCAGTGTCAGATCTATTAGCTGAAGTCGATGCAATGGAATCCCAAAATCAAAGTGGTATGGCTTCACCAACCTCAGCCATGAGGTGCAGTGAGGAGATGATACCTGTGTGCACTAGTGACTGGTTCAGCTCTATTGAGGAGCTGACTCGCACGCCTGATCCCGCAAATAGTGATGCCTTGATCTCCACTGAAGATGCTCAATTACCTTGTCAATCCTCTCTGACAGATGAACTAGCGGGGGCATCACAGACTGTTGTATTTGATCCTTTAAAGAGGTCTAGTGGGAGTTCATCTTCTAGCAGCGAGGGAGAAACAAAGTCGGCTGATGTTTCCTTTTCCCAGGGAGAAGCTGGGTCCAACGTATCTAACCCTCTACCACGAGCCAAGAAACTGCAGCTTCAGCGATGA
- the LOC104236307 gene encoding zinc finger CCCH domain-containing protein 44-like isoform X4, translating into MLCSIISLQIIDLAFDEFIKSFRFRVQVDFDDNSSWEYLFKVYWMYVKEKLSLTLGELIQAKSPCKESDAIAKRQRLPFGYRVALDGKGTRGNSFDNLGLKKSKQLLEPPCKDPPSTENRKIAEPERLSVAGCTPQLELTQPIELELQSKDSLETEEASTSMGKSLTGRMEWASKELLELVAHMKNGATSALSHFDVQALLLEYIKRNNLRDPRQKSQIICDSRLKSLFGKPRVGHIEMLKLLEFHSLIKEGSQKSAFIPAGIVGTVTNHVEADDSIDSSFLKNKTKKRKSRRNSEEKLVQINLDEYGAIDAHNINLIYLRRNLMESLMEDMEKFHGRVIGSVVRIRISSNNQKQEMYRLVPVIGTSKALIPYKIGDKTADVFLVVLNLNKKEAVAIESISNQNFSEDECRRLRQIIKCGLVKRLTIGEIQKKAMELRAVKLNDSLEEEVLRLIHLRDRASENGRKKELRECVEKLELLKMPEERRRRLLAIPEVRADPNMDPNYESEEDAGASDFKKQVEYEGPRYTRFNRSQDKLMSSRRKAKEGSMPCEMSEKREAHGNTILKKLRNQDTACLAVDRSAFETSIAGLSTVDSTSTNSSETDKLWHYRDPSSRKQGPFSVMQLRKWNKSGLFPPDMRIWTDDEHDDSVLLTNALKGLFHKAPRPHDEISRQSQELGAASVSSSAGACKSATGTGRECGEREVPWHLRVTNNHSNSNTDSNSNTDTTRMGGLSSSVPKSLDLNNSYSYKPRPSSPVPPSSHGNVHGDPPHGKRCHEIFQSSTSHMVQDSSGSTISQISDGRKHSMLSNGRRHLGQSSGQNWGSLTSNRSSVNINSGYNFASVTELSDSLEQKGIKNYPDLPSPTPQTSYADVEAQAAEKLLSFSSVVPVCASNVQDLPSPTPNLKDEAPVGQAAADKESFPSSLTVQHSGPSWSSASSLVISRAQLPEITNGWGGCSPAVKPSVDSDLVSDSSLKPAEAVCDRVDAPTSDANQLDCNSSSHPISNCSDWRATFYELIEFSTLDEESVSDLLAEVDAMESQNQSGMASPTSAMRCSEEMIPVCTSDWFSSIEELTRTPDPANSDALISTEDAQLPCQSSLTDELAGASQTVVFDPLKRSSGSSSSSSEGETKSADVSFSQGEAGSNVSNPLPRAKKLQLQR; encoded by the exons ATGCTGTGCTCCATAATCTCATTACAGATTATTGATTTGGCGTTTGATGAGTTCATCAAGTCTTTTCGATTTCGA GTTCAAGTAGATTTTGATGACAACAGCAGCTGGGAGTATCTTTTCAAGGTATACTGGATGTACGTAAAAGAAAAGCTATCATTAACATTAGGTGAACTAATTCAAGCTAAAAGCCCATGCAAAGAATCAGATGCAATTGCTAAGAGACAGCGACTACCTTTTGGTTATCGTGTTGCCCTCGATGGAAAAGGTACTAGGGGCAACTCTTTTGACAATTTGGGGCTGAAGAAATCCAAACAATTGCTAGAGCCACCTTGCAAGGATCCTCCAAGCACTGAAAACCGAAAAATTGCTGAGCCTGAACGTTTAAGTGTTGCTGGCTGTACTCCACAGTTGGAGCTAACACAGCCCATAGAACTAGAGTTACAGAGTAAAGATTCTCTGGAGACAGAAGAAGCAAGCACCAGCATGGGGAAATCTTTGACTGGACGCATGGAATGGGCATCCAAAGAGCTTTTGGAGCTTGTTGCACACATGAAAAATGGTGCTACTTCTGCTTTATCTCATTTTGATGTGCAGGCATTATTACTAGAGTATATTAAGAGAAATAATCTTCGAGATCCTCGCCAGAAAAGTCAAATAATTTGTGATTCGAGGCTCAAAAGCCTTTTTGGAAAGCCTCGCGTTGGCCACATAGAAATGCTAAAGCTTCTTGAGTTTCACTCTCTGATAAAGGAGGGTTCGCAGAAGAGTGCTTTTATACCAGCTGGAATTGTTGGAACTGTTACTAACCATGTGGAAGCTGATGACAGTATTGATAGCTCATTCTTGAAAAATAAAACTAAGAAACGTAAATCTCGTAGAAACTCTGAAGAAAAATTGGTGCAGATTAATCTAGATGAATATGGTGCAATTGATGCTCACAATATCAATCTCATATATTTGCGGCGTAATTTGATGGAGAGTCTCATGGAAGATATGGAAAAGTTCCACGGCAGAGTTATTGGCTCAGTTGTCCGTATAAGAATATCTAGTAACAATCAGAAGCAAGAAATGTACAGGCTTGTTCCTGTTATAG GTACAAGCAAGGCACTTATTCCATACAAGATTGGGGATAAGACAGCTGATGTATTTCTTGTagtattaaacttaaacaagaaagAGGCTGTAGCTATTGAGTCTATTTCAAATCAAAATTTCTCTGAG GATGAATGCAGAAGATTACGTCAGATTATAAAATGTGGGCTTGTAAAGCGGCTGACGATA GGTGAGATACAGAAGAAAGCAATGGAACTCCGTGCTGTAAAACTCAATGAT TCTCTGGAAGAAGAGGTATTGCGGCTCATCCATCTTCGTGATCGAGCAAGTGAGAATGGGCGTAAAAAAGA GCTCAGAGAATGTGTAGAGAAATTAGAGCTTCTGAAGATGCCTGAGGAGCGGCGGAGGAGGCTACTCGCAATTCCAGAAGTGCGTGCCGATCCAAATATGGATCCTAATTACGAATCTGAAGAAGATGCTGGAGCATCCGACTTCAAGAAACAAG TTGAATATGAGGGGCCAAGATACACTAGATTTAATAGAAGCCAAGACAAGCTTATGTCTTCACGGAGGAAAG CTAAAGAGGGATCTATGCCATGTGAAATGAGTGAGAAAAGAGAGGCCCATGGAAATACTATCTTGAAGAAGCTAAGAAATCAAGATACTGCATGTCTGGCTGTGGATAGGTCTGCATTTGAAACTTCAATTGCGGGCCTCTCTACAGTGGACTCAACATCCACTAACAGTAGTGAAACAGACAAACTTTGGCATTACCGTGACCCTAGTAGTAGAAAACAAGGGCCATTTTCAGTGATGCAGTTGAGGAAGTGGAATAAGTCGGGGCTTTTCCCACCTGATATGAGGATATGGACAGATGATGAGCATGATGACTCAGTACTTTTAACTAATGCATTAAAGGGGCTGTTCCATAAAGCCCCTCGGCCGCATGATGAGATATCACGCCAGTCTCAGGAGCTTGGTGCTGCTTCTGTAAGCAGTAGTGCTGGTGCGTGTAAAAGTGCAACTGGAACAGGGAGAGAATGTGGAGAGAGGGAGGTaccttggcacctccgtgttacAAACAACCATTCTAATAGTAACACCGACTCTAATAGTAACACCGACACTACGAGGATGGGTGGATTATCCTCATCTGTTCCAAAATCTTTGGATTTGAATAACTCTTATTCTTACAAACCCCGACCATCCAGTCCAGTCCCTCCATCCAGTCATGGGAATGTGCACGGAGATCCTCCACATGGGAAAAGATGCCATGAAATTTTTCAGTCCAGTACCAGTCATATGGTCCAGGACTCAAGTGGAAGCACAATATCCCAAATATCTGATGGCCGCAAACATAGTATGCTATCCAACGGTCGGAGGCATTTAGGACAGTCGTCTGGACAGAACTGGGGATCCTTAACCAGTAATAGAAGTTCGGTTAACATAAATTCTGGATATAATTTTGCTTCAGTTACTGAGTTAAGTGATTCATTGGAACAGAAAGGTATCAAGAATTATCCAGATCTGCCCAGTCCTACCCCACAAACAAGCTATGCCGATGTTGAAGCTCAGGCTGCTGAAAAGCTGCTTTCTTTTAGTTCGGTTGTTCCAGTTTGTGCTTCAAATGTCCAGGATTTACCAAGTCCTACTCCAAACTTGAAAGACGAAGCTCCAGTTGGGCAGGCAGCAGCGGACAAAGAATCTTTTCCTTCTAGTTTAACTGTTCAGCATTCAGGCCCTAGCTGGAGCAGTGCTTCTAGTCTAGTGATCAGTCGGGCCCAGCTTCCTGAAATAACTAATGGATGGGGTGGATGTTCACCAGCTGTGAAACCATCTGTGGACTCTGATCTTGTATCTGATTCTTCACTGAAACCAGCTGAAGCAGTGTGTGATCGTGTCGATGCACCTACTTCAGATGCCAACCAACTCGATTGTAATTCCTCATCTCATCCAATCTCAAACTGTTCCGATTGGCGAGCAACCTTTTACGAGCTAATTGAGTTCAGCACTTTGGATGAGGAATCAGTGTCAGATCTATTAGCTGAAGTCGATGCAATGGAATCCCAAAATCAAAGTGGTATGGCTTCACCAACCTCAGCCATGAGGTGCAGTGAGGAGATGATACCTGTGTGCACTAGTGACTGGTTCAGCTCTATTGAGGAGCTGACTCGCACGCCTGATCCCGCAAATAGTGATGCCTTGATCTCCACTGAAGATGCTCAATTACCTTGTCAATCCTCTCTGACAGATGAACTAGCGGGGGCATCACAGACTGTTGTATTTGATCCTTTAAAGAGGTCTAGTGGGAGTTCATCTTCTAGCAGCGAGGGAGAAACAAAGTCGGCTGATGTTTCCTTTTCCCAGGGAGAAGCTGGGTCCAACGTATCTAACCCTCTACCACGAGCCAAGAAACTGCAGCTTCAGCGATGA